Genomic DNA from Paenibacillus sp. MBLB1832:
GCAAACCGTGACCAGTGATAAAGGACTGACGGTCTCCTATGATAAGTTGATTCTGGCCACAGGTTCAAATCCGTTTATGATTCCACTGCCTGGTGCGGATAAAGAAGGCGTCATGGCGTACAGAACCATCCGGGATTGCGAGATTATGATTGAGTCAGCTAAAAAGTACAAGAAAGCGATTGTCATCGGTGGTGGCTTGCTAGGGTTAGAAGCGGCGCGCGGCTTCCTCAACTTGGGGATGAAGGTCGATGTCGTTCATATCGTGGATACGATTATGGAACGTCAGTTGGATCGCACAGCTTCTAAAATGCTGCAAGCAGCCCTCGAAGAACAAGGCATTCATTTCTTGCTGGAGAAACAATCCGCGGAAATCATTGGTGACAAACGGGTGACAGGTCTGAAATTCAAGGACGGCACCGTGGCGGAGGCGGATCTGATCGTCATGGCGGTAGGCATTCGTCCGAATGTGGCGCTAGCCAAAGAAGCGGGCGTGGAATGCAACCCGGGGATTATCGTCAATGACTATCTGCAAACGAACGTCCCGAATGTGTTTGCAGTTGGGGAATGCGCGATGCATAGAGGCATTGCGTATGGTCTCGTTGCTCCACTCTATGAGCAAGGCGCGGTGCTTGCGAAGCATTTGGCAGGCGTAGAGACAGGTCCGTATGAAGGCTCCATTTTATATACCAAATTGAAAGTATCTGGTGTTGATGTGTTCTCAGGCGGTCAATTCGTCGATGCCGAAGGCACCAAAGCGATTCGCATTCATGATGAGTTTACAGGTGTGTATAAGAAAGTTGTGATCAAAGAGAACAAAATTATCGGTGCGGTTCTTTTTGGCGATACGGCTGATGGAACACGGCTAATGCAGATGATTCGGGAAGAAACGGATATTAGCGGGATGAGCAAAACGTCGATTCTAACCGATTCGGGGGGCGGCAGCGGCGGTGCAGCTTCAGGTGTGGCGGATATGAAGAATGACGCGATTATCTGCGGTTGTAACGGTGTTACTAAAGGAACGATCTGCTCTGCTATTCGAGATCAGGGATTAACCACAGTCGATGAGGTGAAAAACTGCACAACAGCGTCTCGCTCCTGTGGCGGCTGTAAGCCGTTGGTCAGTGACCTGCTCGCCTTCACCCTCGGAGATTCTTATGATAAAAATGCGGCAAAAGAAACGATTTGCGGCTGTACGACACATACGCGTGATGAAGTCGTGGCGGCTATTCGCGATAAAGGTTTATCCAATGTTCGCGAAGTGATGAATGTCATGGCTTGGAAAAACGAAGAGGGCTGCTCCAAATGCCGTCCAGCATTAAATTACTATTTGGGCATGATTAGCCCTGAAACGTATAAAGATGACAGCACGTCCCGTTTCGTCAATGAGCGGATGCACGCCAATATTCAAAAGGATGGCACCTATTCCGTCGTCCCACGGATTTATGGCGGGGTCACGAATCCGACAGAATTGAAGCGAATTGCTGAAGTAGCAGAGCAGTTCAATGTGCCGACAGTGAAATTTACAGGTGGTCAACGTCTCGATTTGCTTGGTGTGAAGAAAGAAGACTTGACGGCTATGTGGGAAGCCTTGGATATGCCGTCAGGTTACGCCTACGGGAAAGCTTTACGTACGGTTAAGACTTGTGTTGGCGAGACGTTCTGCCGCT
This window encodes:
- the nirB gene encoding nitrite reductase large subunit NirB, whose translation is MTVKKEKLVLVGNGMAGVNAVEHLLKLAPDKYEVTIFGSEPHPNYNRILLSYVLSGDSKVEDIVIHPYEWYATNNITLYTNQTVTSIDTVTQTVTSDKGLTVSYDKLILATGSNPFMIPLPGADKEGVMAYRTIRDCEIMIESAKKYKKAIVIGGGLLGLEAARGFLNLGMKVDVVHIVDTIMERQLDRTASKMLQAALEEQGIHFLLEKQSAEIIGDKRVTGLKFKDGTVAEADLIVMAVGIRPNVALAKEAGVECNPGIIVNDYLQTNVPNVFAVGECAMHRGIAYGLVAPLYEQGAVLAKHLAGVETGPYEGSILYTKLKVSGVDVFSGGQFVDAEGTKAIRIHDEFTGVYKKVVIKENKIIGAVLFGDTADGTRLMQMIREETDISGMSKTSILTDSGGGSGGAASGVADMKNDAIICGCNGVTKGTICSAIRDQGLTTVDEVKNCTTASRSCGGCKPLVSDLLAFTLGDSYDKNAAKETICGCTTHTRDEVVAAIRDKGLSNVREVMNVMAWKNEEGCSKCRPALNYYLGMISPETYKDDSTSRFVNERMHANIQKDGTYSVVPRIYGGVTNPTELKRIAEVAEQFNVPTVKFTGGQRLDLLGVKKEDLTAMWEALDMPSGYAYGKALRTVKTCVGETFCRFGTGDSMAVGIELEKRFERLNTPAKVKLAVSGCPRNCAESGIKDLGVVSVDGGWELYAGGNGGVKVRVGDLLATVKTEQEIIEYTEAYLQYYRETGKYGERTSEWVHRVGIEHVREVVMNEEERKQLCERMDKALSVTQDPWKQAIDSKKIQRDLYEVVEIK